In one Parageobacillus genomosp. 1 genomic region, the following are encoded:
- a CDS encoding hemerythrin domain-containing protein: MHLFCHMGGHEEVELCPGLERLKQEHGPLRELKQRMFELAQAIGDEEGQNWKERLLALRESVQSFVNELDPHSEREEGVLFPMMAQYIGRTSGPIAVMEYEHDQANQRLASFLTKTVELPETVNRESAVALANEVIDAYHILAEHFMKEENVLFPMAERLLSDEEKEELAEKINQI; the protein is encoded by the coding sequence ATGCATTTGTTTTGTCATATGGGCGGACATGAAGAAGTGGAGCTATGCCCAGGTTTAGAGCGTTTAAAACAGGAGCATGGACCGTTGCGTGAGCTAAAACAGCGTATGTTTGAACTTGCACAAGCAATCGGCGACGAGGAAGGGCAAAATTGGAAGGAACGGTTGCTTGCGTTGCGGGAAAGTGTACAGTCATTTGTGAATGAACTCGATCCGCACTCCGAGCGGGAAGAAGGCGTGCTGTTTCCAATGATGGCGCAGTATATTGGAAGAACATCCGGCCCGATTGCCGTCATGGAGTATGAACATGATCAGGCGAATCAGCGGCTCGCTTCCTTTTTAACGAAAACCGTGGAGCTTCCGGAAACGGTTAACCGTGAAAGTGCGGTGGCGCTCGCCAATGAGGTGATCGACGCTTATCATATTTTAGCAGAACACTTTATGAAAGAAGAAAACGTGCTATTTCCGATGGCCGAACGCCTGTTGTCCGACGAAGAAAAAGAAGAATTGGCGGAAAAAATCAACCAAATATAA
- the narI gene encoding respiratory nitrate reductase subunit gamma — translation MLEQFLWVIFPYIVLTIFIGGHIWRYQYDQFGWTSKSSEVLEKKQLRLGSLLFHWGILFVFVGHVMGILIPESMYATLGITEETYHLIALAGGIPAGLAALIGLLILIRRRATVKRVRITSSRGDWIALLFLAMVIATGLSSTLLNVDSHGFDYRTTIGPWFRSILLFHPDPSYMETVPVWFQIHILAALGIFAVWPFTRLVHVFSLPLRYLRRSYVVYRKRMPKQAEQPYNIH, via the coding sequence GTGTTGGAGCAATTTCTTTGGGTGATTTTCCCTTATATTGTGTTAACGATTTTTATTGGCGGGCATATTTGGCGTTATCAATACGACCAATTCGGCTGGACATCGAAATCGAGCGAAGTATTGGAAAAGAAGCAATTGCGGCTTGGCAGCCTGCTGTTCCATTGGGGAATTTTGTTTGTGTTCGTCGGCCACGTCATGGGCATTTTAATTCCGGAATCGATGTACGCAACGCTCGGCATAACGGAAGAAACGTACCATCTCATCGCCCTTGCCGGCGGTATTCCGGCAGGATTGGCCGCTCTTATTGGGCTTCTCATTCTGATCCGCCGGCGCGCGACCGTCAAACGGGTGCGGATTACAAGCAGCCGCGGTGACTGGATCGCCCTCTTGTTCTTGGCGATGGTCATCGCAACGGGGCTGTCATCGACGCTGCTGAACGTCGATTCGCATGGTTTCGATTATCGAACAACGATCGGCCCTTGGTTCCGGAGCATCCTTCTATTCCATCCCGATCCATCTTACATGGAAACCGTGCCAGTTTGGTTTCAAATTCATATTTTGGCTGCTCTCGGCATTTTCGCTGTCTGGCCGTTTACGCGGCTCGTGCATGTGTTTAGCCTTCCACTTCGCTACTTGCGCCGAAGCTATGTCGTTTACCGCAAACGCATGCCGAAACAGGCAGAACAGCCGTATAACATTCATTGA
- the narJ gene encoding nitrate reductase molybdenum cofactor assembly chaperone — translation MNKEQMQTVFLCASHLLSYPDEEWADSLADCLEAISVVPNDAIVEKMSAFIHDIQSMPARKRMEQYVEAFDFGKKTNLYVTYMNTGEQRERGLELLQLKQRYKAAGFDMTEQELPDYLPLMLEFAAYAEQEHVVPLFAAYADNIDEIRKQLAAGSSPYAAVLDAIFLAFAELGVTPTPKGSV, via the coding sequence ATGAATAAAGAACAAATGCAAACGGTGTTTTTATGCGCGTCCCATCTATTGTCCTATCCCGATGAAGAATGGGCGGACTCTCTCGCTGATTGCCTCGAGGCAATCAGCGTCGTCCCAAACGACGCCATCGTCGAAAAAATGAGCGCTTTTATTCACGACATCCAATCGATGCCTGCCCGCAAACGGATGGAACAATATGTCGAAGCATTTGATTTCGGCAAAAAAACGAATTTATATGTGACCTACATGAATACAGGCGAACAGCGCGAACGCGGTCTCGAGCTATTGCAGCTGAAACAGCGCTATAAAGCGGCTGGATTTGATATGACTGAGCAGGAACTCCCGGATTATTTGCCGCTCATGCTTGAGTTCGCCGCTTATGCCGAACAGGAGCACGTCGTGCCGCTCTTTGCCGCATACGCCGATAACATCGATGAAATACGGAAACAGCTTGCCGCGGGCAGCAGCCCTTATGCCGCGGTGTTGGACGCAATTTTTCTCGCATTTGCAGAACTCGGTGTGACGCCGACTCCGAAAGGAAGTGTGTAA
- the narH gene encoding nitrate reductase subunit beta — protein MKIKAQVGMVMNLDKCIGCHTCSVTCKNTWTNRPGAEYMYFNNVETKPGIGYPKQWEDQDKYKGGWELKNGELRLKSGSKVTRLLNLFYNPYQPTIDDYYEPWNYDYETLINSPQKRHQPVARPKSAITGEFMELSWGPNWEDDLAGAHITGLRDPNVVKMEQSIQAEFENVFMMYLPRICEHCINPSCVSSCPSGAMYKRDEDGIVLVDQNACRAWRHCVTSCPYKKVYFNWQTNKAEKCTLCFPRIEAGMPTICAETCVGRIRYIGVMLYDADKVKEAASVEGEKELYHAQLGIFLNPHDPEVIVKAKKEGIPDEWIEAAQRSPIYKMIVDWKIALPLHPEYRTLPMVWYIPPLSPIMNMFEGKGSKANAEDIFPAIDEMRIPIEYLANLLTAGDETHIRITLKKMAAMRSYMRAKQTNKQPDVRIIEELGLSEQDIEDMYRLLAIAKYNDRFVIPASHREEVAELYAEQGSCGLAFAGGPGACGTLS, from the coding sequence TTGAAGATTAAAGCGCAAGTCGGCATGGTGATGAACTTGGATAAATGTATCGGCTGCCATACGTGCAGCGTCACTTGTAAAAACACATGGACAAACCGTCCTGGAGCGGAGTACATGTACTTCAATAACGTCGAGACAAAACCGGGAATCGGTTATCCGAAACAATGGGAAGACCAAGACAAATATAAAGGTGGCTGGGAGCTCAAAAACGGCGAGCTCCGGCTCAAATCCGGCTCGAAAGTAACCCGTCTGCTTAACTTGTTTTACAACCCGTACCAGCCAACGATCGATGATTATTACGAACCGTGGAATTACGATTATGAAACATTGATCAACAGCCCGCAAAAACGCCATCAGCCGGTTGCTCGCCCGAAATCGGCCATTACCGGCGAATTCATGGAACTGTCATGGGGTCCAAACTGGGAGGACGACCTTGCCGGCGCCCATATTACCGGGTTGAGAGATCCAAACGTTGTCAAAATGGAGCAGTCGATTCAAGCGGAGTTCGAAAACGTCTTTATGATGTATTTGCCGCGCATTTGCGAGCATTGCATCAATCCATCGTGCGTCTCGAGCTGCCCGTCAGGAGCGATGTATAAACGCGACGAGGACGGCATCGTCCTCGTCGATCAAAACGCCTGCCGCGCCTGGCGCCATTGCGTAACGAGCTGTCCATATAAAAAAGTATATTTCAACTGGCAAACAAATAAAGCAGAAAAATGCACGCTCTGCTTCCCACGCATTGAGGCAGGCATGCCGACGATCTGCGCGGAAACGTGTGTCGGCCGCATCCGTTACATCGGTGTCATGCTTTACGATGCCGACAAAGTGAAGGAAGCGGCGAGCGTAGAAGGCGAAAAAGAGCTGTACCATGCCCAGCTTGGCATTTTCCTCAACCCGCACGATCCGGAAGTGATCGTAAAAGCAAAAAAAGAAGGCATTCCAGACGAATGGATCGAAGCAGCGCAGCGTTCGCCGATTTATAAAATGATTGTCGATTGGAAAATCGCGCTTCCGCTTCATCCGGAATACCGGACATTGCCAATGGTATGGTACATTCCGCCATTAAGCCCGATTATGAACATGTTTGAAGGAAAAGGAAGCAAAGCGAATGCGGAAGACATTTTCCCGGCGATTGACGAAATGCGCATCCCGATCGAATATTTGGCGAACTTACTGACAGCCGGCGACGAAACACATATCCGCATTACGTTGAAAAAAATGGCGGCGATGCGCTCATATATGCGCGCAAAACAAACGAACAAACAGCCGGATGTCCGCATTATTGAAGAACTCGGGCTAAGCGAGCAAGATATCGAAGACATGTATCGTCTGCTCGCCATCGCAAAATACAATGACCGCTTTGTCATTCCTGCCTCCCACCGTGAAGAAGTCGCGGAACTATACGCCGAACAAGGAAGCTGCGGGTTGGCGTTTGCCGGCGGTCCTGGCGCCTGCGGCACACTTTCTTAA
- a CDS encoding nitrate reductase subunit alpha gives MKRKRSPLWNRFKYMKPIERYANEHSEATYGDRAWENAYRRRWQHDKVVRSTHGVNCTGSCSWNIYVKDGIVTWEGQQLDYPSTGPDMPDFEPRGCPRGASFSWYIYSPLRVKYPYVRGVLIDMWREALQTHKNPLDAWKSIVENPEKAKRYKQVRGKGGFVRVSWDEALTLVAASLLYTVIKYGPDRNVGFSPIPAMSMVSYASGARFMQLMGGPMLSFYDWYADLPPASPQVWGDQTDVPESSDWYNSGYIITWGSNVPLTRTPDAHFLAEVRYRGTKVVSVSPDYAESTKFADDWLSVKPGTDGALAMAMGHVILKEYYVDRQVPYFQQYAKTYTDFPFVVTLKKDGDKWIAGRFLQAKDLGRSVTNSEWKPVVYDENKKTFAIPHGTIGSRWDDQGKWNLHMVDEETEQPIEPCLSFLGSEDELVTIHIPYFTNEGRETIERVVPAKKIQTENGETYVTTVYDLVLANYGIDRGIGGNVARTYDDLVPFTPAWQEAITGVKRELAIKIAREFAQNAIDTNGRSMIIVGAGINHWFHSDTIYRAVLNLVLFVGAQGVNGGGWAHYVGQEKLRPVEGWQTIATARDWTMPPKLQNGTSFFYFATDQWRYEEMPVDELVSPLVKKARYSHYADYNVLAARLGWLPSYPTFNKNGIDLYKEAIANGATTPEQIGNYVAEQLKTRQLQFAIEDPDNEVNFPRNLIVWRANLISSSGKGHEYFLKHLLGTTHGLLNDDEDSLRPQEITWRDEAPEGKLDLLVNLDFRMAGTALYSDIVLPAATWYEKHDLSSTDMHPFVHPFNPAISAPWEARSDWDIFKSLAKAVSDVAKQIGMKPVKEVVATPLLHDTAQELAQPFGQVKDWSKDECEPIPGKTMPNIHVVERDYTLIYDKMISLGPNAAKQPMGIKGIAWSAKDEYEKLKKTLGTIKRASIAAGCPDISDAKKAAEAILTLSSTTNGKVAVKAWKALEKKTNLQLADLAKEREEECFTFEQITAQPKTVITSPAFSGSEKGGRRYSPFTTNVERFIPWRTLTGRQSFYLDHELMHEFGETMATFKPILQHRPFSRKRPEAKGKEIILNYLTPHNKWSIHSMYFDSLPMLTLFRGGPTVWINKEDAAEAGIRDNDWIECFNRNGVVVARAVVSHRLSRGMAFMHHAQDRHINVPGTKLTNNRGGTHNSPTRIHVKPTHMIGGYAQLSYGFNYYGPTGNQRDLYVIIRKLEEVDWLED, from the coding sequence ATGAAACGAAAACGATCACCGTTATGGAACCGTTTCAAATATATGAAACCGATCGAACGGTATGCGAATGAGCATAGCGAAGCAACCTACGGCGACCGCGCTTGGGAAAATGCGTACCGCCGCCGCTGGCAGCACGATAAAGTCGTTCGTTCAACCCACGGTGTCAACTGCACAGGTTCATGCAGTTGGAACATCTACGTAAAAGATGGCATCGTTACCTGGGAAGGACAACAGCTCGATTATCCATCAACCGGGCCGGATATGCCGGATTTTGAACCGCGCGGCTGTCCTCGCGGCGCGAGCTTCTCTTGGTACATTTACAGCCCGCTGCGCGTCAAATACCCATATGTGCGCGGCGTGTTAATCGACATGTGGCGAGAAGCGCTGCAAACACACAAAAATCCGCTCGATGCATGGAAAAGCATCGTTGAAAATCCCGAAAAGGCAAAACGTTATAAACAGGTGCGCGGAAAAGGGGGATTTGTCCGCGTCAGCTGGGATGAAGCGTTAACGCTTGTCGCTGCTTCCTTATTATATACTGTCATCAAATACGGCCCGGACCGCAATGTCGGTTTTTCGCCGATCCCAGCGATGTCGATGGTCAGCTATGCCTCTGGGGCTCGCTTTATGCAGCTCATGGGCGGGCCGATGCTTAGCTTTTACGATTGGTATGCAGACCTGCCGCCAGCATCGCCGCAAGTTTGGGGAGACCAAACTGACGTTCCCGAATCGAGCGACTGGTATAACTCCGGCTACATCATTACATGGGGCTCGAACGTACCGCTTACTCGAACGCCGGACGCTCACTTTTTAGCGGAAGTCCGTTACCGCGGCACGAAAGTCGTTTCCGTCAGCCCGGATTACGCCGAATCGACAAAATTTGCCGACGACTGGCTCAGCGTAAAACCAGGAACAGACGGCGCACTCGCGATGGCGATGGGACATGTCATTTTAAAAGAATATTATGTCGATCGGCAAGTTCCTTACTTCCAGCAATATGCGAAAACGTACACCGATTTTCCGTTCGTCGTCACCTTGAAAAAAGATGGCGACAAATGGATAGCCGGCCGCTTCTTGCAGGCAAAAGACCTCGGCCGCAGCGTCACCAACTCCGAATGGAAGCCGGTCGTTTACGATGAAAACAAAAAAACGTTTGCGATTCCGCATGGAACAATCGGTTCGCGCTGGGACGATCAAGGAAAATGGAATTTACATATGGTGGATGAAGAAACGGAACAGCCGATTGAACCTTGTCTATCGTTTTTAGGGAGCGAAGACGAGCTCGTTACGATTCATATTCCGTACTTTACTAATGAAGGAAGGGAAACGATTGAACGCGTCGTCCCGGCAAAAAAAATACAAACCGAAAATGGCGAAACGTATGTGACGACCGTCTATGATCTTGTCCTTGCCAATTACGGCATTGACCGCGGTATTGGTGGAAACGTCGCCCGTACGTACGATGATCTTGTTCCATTCACGCCGGCATGGCAAGAAGCGATTACAGGCGTGAAACGGGAGCTTGCCATTAAAATCGCGCGCGAGTTTGCGCAAAACGCGATTGATACTAATGGCCGCTCGATGATTATTGTCGGCGCTGGCATTAACCACTGGTTCCACTCCGATACGATTTACCGCGCCGTCTTAAACCTCGTCTTATTTGTCGGCGCACAAGGCGTCAACGGCGGCGGCTGGGCGCACTACGTCGGACAAGAAAAACTGCGGCCGGTGGAAGGATGGCAAACGATCGCAACGGCACGCGATTGGACGATGCCGCCGAAATTGCAAAACGGCACATCGTTCTTCTATTTTGCGACCGATCAATGGCGATATGAAGAAATGCCGGTCGATGAACTTGTATCACCGCTTGTGAAAAAAGCGCGCTATTCCCATTACGCAGATTATAACGTTCTCGCCGCCCGGCTTGGCTGGCTTCCGTCTTACCCGACGTTTAACAAGAACGGCATTGACCTTTACAAAGAAGCTATCGCCAATGGAGCAACGACTCCGGAACAAATCGGAAATTACGTGGCCGAACAGCTCAAAACAAGGCAATTGCAATTTGCGATCGAAGACCCGGACAATGAAGTAAACTTTCCAAGAAACTTAATCGTTTGGCGCGCGAACTTAATTTCCAGCTCGGGCAAAGGCCATGAATATTTCTTAAAACATTTGCTCGGCACGACGCACGGTTTGTTAAACGATGATGAGGACAGCCTGCGGCCGCAAGAAATTACATGGCGCGACGAGGCGCCGGAAGGAAAGCTCGACTTATTAGTGAACCTTGATTTTCGCATGGCGGGAACAGCGCTTTATTCCGATATTGTTCTTCCGGCGGCGACATGGTACGAAAAACACGATTTAAGCAGTACGGATATGCACCCGTTCGTGCATCCGTTCAATCCAGCGATTTCTGCACCATGGGAAGCACGCTCGGATTGGGACATTTTTAAATCGTTAGCGAAAGCCGTCTCCGATGTCGCCAAACAAATCGGCATGAAGCCGGTCAAAGAGGTCGTCGCCACCCCGCTCTTGCACGATACAGCACAAGAACTGGCGCAGCCGTTTGGCCAAGTGAAAGACTGGAGCAAAGACGAGTGCGAACCGATTCCAGGAAAAACGATGCCGAACATTCATGTCGTCGAGCGCGATTATACGCTTATTTACGATAAAATGATTTCCCTTGGACCGAACGCAGCCAAACAGCCAATGGGCATAAAAGGCATCGCTTGGTCAGCCAAAGACGAATACGAAAAATTGAAAAAGACGTTAGGAACGATCAAACGTGCTTCGATCGCCGCCGGCTGCCCGGACATCAGCGATGCGAAAAAAGCAGCGGAAGCGATTCTCACGCTATCATCGACAACGAACGGAAAAGTGGCGGTGAAAGCATGGAAAGCGCTCGAGAAAAAGACGAATTTGCAGCTCGCCGATTTAGCGAAAGAACGCGAGGAAGAATGCTTTACGTTCGAACAAATTACGGCGCAGCCGAAAACAGTGATCACCTCGCCGGCGTTCAGCGGTTCGGAAAAAGGCGGCCGGCGCTACTCGCCGTTTACGACCAACGTCGAGCGATTCATTCCGTGGCGTACGCTCACCGGGCGGCAGTCATTCTACTTGGATCACGAATTAATGCACGAATTTGGTGAAACGATGGCTACCTTTAAGCCGATATTGCAGCACCGCCCGTTCTCGAGAAAACGGCCGGAAGCAAAAGGAAAAGAAATCATTTTGAACTATTTAACGCCGCATAACAAATGGTCGATTCACAGCATGTATTTCGATTCGTTGCCAATGCTCACCCTTTTCCGCGGCGGCCCGACCGTCTGGATCAACAAAGAGGATGCCGCAGAAGCCGGTATACGCGATAACGATTGGATTGAATGCTTCAACCGCAACGGCGTCGTCGTTGCCCGCGCCGTTGTTTCCCACCGCCTGTCGCGCGGAATGGCGTTTATGCATCACGCACAAGACCGCCACATTAACGTGCCAGGCACGAAGCTGACGAACAATCGCGGCGGCACACACAACAGCCCGACGCGCATTCATGTGAAACCGACGCATATGATCGGCGGGTATGCGCAATTAAGCTACGGCTTTAACTATTACGGCCCAACGGGAAATCAACGCGACTTGTACGTCATTATCCGCAAATTAGAGGAGGTCGATTGGCTTGAAGATTAA
- a CDS encoding metal-dependent hydrolase has protein sequence MRYHSHIVTSLCLGAAAAAYTSLSFTASYTAGVVIGSLLPDIDEPKSYVGRRSMGMSNKVKEAFGHRGMTHSLVVWGVIALVISWESSSLFAAGFVLGYLFHILEDFFSVQGVPLFWPFTVKRLKIPIYRTGNLVEKALFYVAFALLVYIGAKEQLFSEWWHSLALFR, from the coding sequence ATGCGATACCATAGCCATATTGTTACGTCATTATGCCTTGGGGCGGCGGCCGCCGCGTACACATCGCTTTCCTTTACAGCAAGCTATACGGCGGGAGTCGTCATCGGCAGTTTGCTCCCCGACATTGATGAACCGAAGTCATACGTCGGGCGACGCTCAATGGGGATGTCCAATAAAGTAAAAGAAGCATTTGGCCATCGCGGTATGACCCATTCACTTGTTGTATGGGGGGTTATTGCTCTCGTCATTTCTTGGGAATCGTCTTCGTTATTTGCGGCTGGCTTTGTGCTCGGCTATTTGTTTCATATTCTCGAAGACTTTTTCTCTGTCCAAGGCGTGCCTCTCTTTTGGCCGTTCACCGTAAAGCGATTGAAAATTCCTATCTATCGCACAGGCAATCTCGTCGAAAAAGCGCTTTTTTACGTGGCGTTTGCCTTGCTTGTCTATATCGGTGCAAAAGAACAGCTGTTTTCCGAATGGTGGCATTCGCTTGCTTTATTTCGATGA
- a CDS encoding alpha/beta hydrolase, whose amino-acid sequence MKEKYPVLPGAEPFYFEGSRVGILVSHGFTGTTQSMRPLGEAYAKAGYTVCGPRLKGHGTHYEDMEQTTYEDWIDSVVEGYQWLKERCDTIFVTGLSMGGTLTLYMAETYPDIQGIVPINAAIDIPVIADGAAHRAELPRYLDAIGSDIKNPEVQELAYEKTPTASLQQIVKLMEKVRNNLHRITCPALIFVSEEDHVVPPDNSRLILEKISSAEKELVSLKNSYHVATLDYDQQTIIDLSLRFFAAHANK is encoded by the coding sequence ATGAAAGAGAAGTATCCTGTACTGCCAGGGGCGGAGCCGTTTTATTTTGAAGGAAGCCGGGTGGGCATTTTGGTTTCCCACGGTTTCACCGGCACGACGCAAAGCATGCGTCCGTTAGGCGAAGCGTACGCCAAGGCGGGCTATACCGTTTGCGGCCCGCGTCTGAAAGGACATGGAACGCATTATGAAGATATGGAACAGACGACATACGAAGATTGGATTGATTCCGTTGTAGAGGGGTACCAATGGCTGAAAGAGCGGTGTGACACTATTTTTGTGACGGGATTGTCGATGGGCGGGACGCTCACCTTGTATATGGCCGAGACCTATCCTGACATTCAAGGTATCGTTCCGATTAATGCGGCGATCGACATTCCGGTCATAGCTGACGGTGCCGCTCATCGTGCTGAGCTACCGCGCTACTTAGACGCGATCGGCTCGGATATCAAAAACCCGGAAGTGCAAGAGCTGGCGTATGAAAAAACACCAACCGCTTCACTTCAACAAATTGTTAAACTGATGGAGAAAGTAAGAAACAACCTTCACCGCATTACGTGTCCGGCGCTCATTTTTGTGTCGGAAGAAGACCATGTCGTTCCGCCCGATAACTCACGGCTTATTTTGGAGAAAATCAGCTCGGCGGAAAAAGAGCTTGTATCCTTGAAAAACAGCTACCATGTCGCGACGCTCGACTATGACCAGCAAACGATTATCGATTTATCGTTGCGCTTTTTTGCCGCACATGCGAACAAATAG